Sequence from the Bacteroidales bacterium genome:
TTTCACCAGCATGATCACCGGATTCGATTCTTCTTCCAATCCCTCGGCTACTTCTTTCAGTTTACCTTTCAAATGTCCATTTTCAAGGGATTCCAAAAGGTCGTCAGCATTTATACTTTGCCATGATTCGATTTCATGACTCACAGGTCTTAAACGGCTCATGTATATTTCTTTTTTATTTGAATAATCACCATTGTAAGCAATATATCCCGAAAAAGCTTTTTCCTGCCTGTCGTACATAAAATAAGTTTTCGGAAATCCTTTCCGTGAATCAAAATTATATTCATTTTTAATGGTTTCCATAAAGTAATAACGGTCGGAAAATAACCTCAACATAAGGAAAACTTCCGGATCTAAGGATTCTATGGGCGGAGTTCTTACGATAAACGGACGCAGGTTTTGATCCGGTAAAAGGGAATACACTGTATCTGATGAAACTTCTGACAATATCCAATTGCCATTATACGGAATTATTGAACGACAGGGACCGGGACTCACAGAATAAGTCATGCCACTTGCTGCATCTTCCCTGATCGCAACCGCTGCCTTTTTCTCTTTAAACGGAATTTTAATTTCTTTGATAATACTCCCGTCCTGTTTGGATACAAGAACAAACGGTATTTCTTTATTGTATTCATCATAGCAGATCAGATGATCTTTATCATAATTGAATATATCAGTATAAAATTGTGACCCGTTACCTTCCTTGTGTTTAAAACTTCTCTTGAAATTACCTTCCAGATCATATACCATAATCTTTTTGGGTGCATGGTCGTTAACAAACATCTCATTGTTTTCCTCATCTAAGGTAATTCCTAAAGCATAGTTATATTCTTCAGGGCCTTTTCCCATACGGTTGATCTTTCTCAGGGCTTTTCCGGTTCTATCATACACAAAAATATCCCCATCGCTTTTATAATTCTTTACCAGTATGGTATGCTTACCAATATCCTGTACGAAACCTTCACAAAGAAATTCATTATTTGTTTCCAGCGGAATATATTCCACATCCATAAAATCCTG
This genomic interval carries:
- a CDS encoding 6-bladed beta-propeller — protein: MKKLNLIAVIFLFMLAACGGNKQSGNPDDALITVDVMASYPKKELILQDFMDVEYIPLETNNEFLCEGFVQDIGKHTILVKNYKSDGDIFVYDRTGKALRKINRMGKGPEEYNYALGITLDEENNEMFVNDHAPKKIMVYDLEGNFKRSFKHKEGNGSQFYTDIFNYDKDHLICYDEYNKEIPFVLVSKQDGSIIKEIKIPFKEKKAAVAIREDAASGMTYSVSPGPCRSIIPYNGNWILSEVSSDTVYSLLPDQNLRPFIVRTPPIESLDPEVFLMLRLFSDRYYFMETIKNEYNFDSRKGFPKTYFMYDRQEKAFSGYIAYNGDYSNKKEIYMSRLRPVSHEIESWQSINADDLLESLENGHLKGKLKEVAEGLEEESNPVIMLVKHKK